The region CCAGCTGCGGCGGCAAGCAAGACTGTACGAGCGGCAAGGACGGCAAGTCGGGCAAGTGCATGACCCACGAACTCTGGGCCACGCTGAACCGCAAGATGGTCGATTACCTCGACTCCGTCTCCTTGCAGGATCTGGTCGATCAACAGCGCGTCCGCCAGCTGCAAGAGGCGAACAACACCAACCAGAATGGCACCACGGTACGCGTCAATCGCGTGCCGGGCAGCACCAGCGCGGGAACGGCGACGCCCGTTTCCGGCAATACCGCGGCGGCTGCTTGAAGGTTTAAAAGATCAGGAGCTGTACGAAATGACCACTCGTCCCATTTATCTCGATTATTCCGCCACCACCCCTGTCGACCCCCGCGTG is a window of Bordetella sp. N DNA encoding:
- the iscR gene encoding Fe-S cluster assembly transcriptional regulator IscR produces the protein MRLTTKGRFAVTAMIDLAMRQHSGPVTLAAISQRQNISLSYLEQLFGKLRRHELVDSVRGPGGGYSLARLARNVTVADIIFAVDEPLDATSCGGKQDCTSGKDGKSGKCMTHELWATLNRKMVDYLDSVSLQDLVDQQRVRQLQEANNTNQNGTTVRVNRVPGSTSAGTATPVSGNTAAAA